Proteins encoded by one window of Chryseobacterium foetidum:
- a CDS encoding SDR family NAD(P)-dependent oxidoreductase, which yields MKNVVIIGCGQGIGFATAKLLSDKNQVTGISRSHHPEVDSLNIDFHELDILSGNLDEIDFPEVVDGLIYSPGSINLKPFNRLSPDDFKNDFEINVLGAVKIIQKLLPALKKSESASIVLFSSVAAKLGMPFHASISASKSAVEGLTKSLAAEFSAQKIRVNCIAPSLTDTNLASQLLSTPEKRESSGKRHPLQRVGNADEMAKMAEFLLSENALWITGQIIGIDGGMGSIKL from the coding sequence ATGAAAAACGTAGTAATCATCGGTTGCGGGCAAGGTATTGGGTTTGCCACTGCAAAACTTCTTTCAGATAAAAATCAGGTTACAGGAATTTCAAGAAGTCATCATCCTGAGGTTGATAGTCTAAATATCGATTTTCACGAGCTGGATATTCTTTCCGGAAATCTGGATGAAATTGATTTTCCTGAGGTAGTCGATGGGTTAATCTACTCGCCCGGAAGCATCAATCTAAAACCTTTCAACAGACTTTCACCAGATGATTTTAAAAATGATTTTGAAATCAATGTTTTGGGCGCTGTAAAAATTATTCAGAAATTACTTCCGGCTCTTAAAAAATCTGAAAGTGCATCAATCGTTCTTTTCAGTTCGGTTGCTGCAAAGTTGGGAATGCCTTTTCACGCCTCTATTTCTGCAAGTAAAAGTGCTGTGGAAGGTTTAACTAAAAGTCTGGCGGCAGAATTTTCTGCACAAAAAATCAGGGTCAACTGTATTGCTCCTTCTTTAACTGATACCAATCTGGCTTCACAACTTTTATCTACACCTGAAAAGAGAGAATCTTCCGGTAAAAGACATCCTTTGCAAAGAGTAGGAAATGCTGACGAAATGGCAAAAATGGCGGAATTTTTACTGTCTGAAAACGCATTGTGGATCACAGGTCAGATTATTGGTATCGACGGTGGAATGGGAAGTATCAAG
- a CDS encoding TIGR03643 family protein has protein sequence MMKNFNTEQTDRIIEMAWEDRTPFEAIKFQFGVTESEVIEIMRTELKISSFKLWRKRVNSGVSQKHLMKRNPDIDRFKFTRQRAISHNKVSKR, from the coding sequence ATGATGAAAAATTTTAATACTGAACAGACAGACCGCATTATTGAAATGGCGTGGGAAGACAGAACTCCTTTTGAAGCTATCAAATTTCAGTTTGGTGTAACCGAATCGGAAGTTATTGAAATCATGCGGACTGAGCTTAAAATTTCAAGCTTTAAATTGTGGAGGAAAAGAGTGAATTCCGGTGTTAGTCAGAAACATCTGATGAAGAGAAATCCTGACATTGACAGGTTTAAATTTACCAGACAACGCGCAATAAGTCATAATAAAGTTTCGAAGCGTTAA